The following DNA comes from Musa acuminata AAA Group cultivar baxijiao chromosome BXJ1-4, Cavendish_Baxijiao_AAA, whole genome shotgun sequence.
ATCATCTAGTTCAAGTATGCACATAAGAAGTACAACACAAAACCCTACAAAATGAAATAGAGAGAGGTTAAAGCtaaaacaagaaagaaagatGGCAAAAGCTAAACCAATTAGGTGATAATATTagtataaaatctataatcatgctatttgtaatatgaaaatttttttatgccaagattgaaattaaataaaattagatctaacaatatattacgatgcatacttttcattgttgttcagaagaataaaccttatatGATATACAAACGTCTCTATCGTCGAATCTGAGATATCAATCTACAATgaaaactagatccttctcctctcttcctattatTTCATATGACTACCTAATCTAACAGATAAGACATAAATACTATTCATAACGTTTATTGTTGTTGTGATAAGAACATATCCCACAAAACAAACTAAACTAACGGAACAATAAATTTATATTCATAGGATTTGATAATAGTTTTTCAGTAATTATGTATATAATAACAAGGAAGAATGAAATACAATAAACACAGCATCATTCTCCACTTCCGAAAGGAAGGAGCACGACACAATGGCTGATGCTACGAACTCCATGAACATGCTGTAAAAATTAACAGGGACCCATCAAAATTGTCGGCTTAGTGTATCTATGAACTATCCGATCGATTAACGACACCGAGATCCCAACGTGACTACATGTCAAACATGACGTTGGAAGAGGGTCCCCTTGCAATGGCTTCTTTTGCCGACCATGTGCCCAACCCTAAACCCGTGAAGACAGTTAATCACCGAGTCTTGGGTGTGGGCCACTTTGGGTTCGTAATAAATCGGATCCAACACAACGTTCGATTCACATCCGTGCTTTGAGATTGGCGTAGGACTACTGTGTACTGTATCATGCCCTATCACGTGATTGGAACTCCTGATTCCAAATCATGTTTCATTATATGAGCTTTTAGATTGACAAACAGTGATCAATAATTTGATAGGATGGTGATGATGGAGTCAGTGACGTGTGTGGGGGTTTGACCGTAATTACATAGATTCGGGGGGCATGGCCGCTCGCTCGTCTGCATGCACAAGGACCCACGCgaactccaccaccaccaccacccgatCTCCGCTTCGCGAGGGCGATCCACCAATTTCTCAGGCCACGCCCTCCATTTATGATCCCCCTGCTCGCTCCTCCCTTCACTCTCCTCCCGCCCCCTCAGCTCAAGCAACACGTCACGCAGCATCGATCGATCGCAGGACAGAAGATGGGCGAGGTTTCGCCGGAGATGGAGCAGGTCTTCAAGCGCTTCGACACCAACGGCGACGGCAAGATCTCGCTGGCGGAGCTCGCCGAGGTCCTCCGCACGCTGGGCTCTACCTCCGCCGACGACGTGAAGCGCACCATGGCCGAGATCGACACCGACGGCGACGGCAACATCGACTTCAAGGAGTTCGGCGCCTTCTGCCGCGCCAACCCTGGCCTCATGAAGGACGTGGCCAAGGTCTTCCTTTGAGTTTTTGCCTTctcattctttttcttcctccctcctcctcttcctcctcctcgatcgTCGTCGTCGTTGTTGGATCCCTTCGAATCGTTGTGTGCCTGTGGAAATGTGTTATGGATCCTATCAGCTCGAAGTAATCGTCGTCACGAGTGTGAATCGATATATCTACTGCATGAAGACACCGATTTTGTTTGTGATGCAAGTCTGATTCAGACACTGAGCTTTCACATGATCTAATAATAAAGTTTTCCTCTCTCATTTCAACTCGGCACCATAAATCCTAAacttatcatgtatattttctcCTTCTCTCAAGAACAGACTCACAAAAAAGAAAGCATTCACTTGAAACTTATGATGTATGATCGAAAAATTGCATTCCCAACAACACAATAGTAAGAAGAAGCAATACCAAAATGGTAATCCAAAGCATTACCCACTCGGGAGGGATTCTTGGCAAGCTGATTGTCATAGAGTGAGTGGACTGCCTATAGCTGATTGGATCCCTGCCGTATGTGTTATCTTCTTCGCTTGCATTCTTCCGAGTACGATTCAATCTAAGGTGAACTATCAATTCAATGACAGTCACTGCTAAACTTTGATCCTTGCACTCTCCCGTCGAAGAGGAGGCTTTTGCCATTCTTGCATACCTCGATAGGGCCAAGCAAATGGGTGGTTCAATTGGACTCTCAAGAGCTAACGCCATACTTCGCCGCGTTGTTTCTCTCCAAAATAATTCTGATGCTGCTTCAATTTTAACCAAAATCAAATCGATCTAACGGTTCCACGGGCTCAAATAAAATCAGAATCGATGATGAGCGGTACGATTTCGATTTCTAATTTACTGACGATTCCGATTCCATATTAGTGGTTTCGATTTCAAACcgattaaatataatataaataaaataataataatattttaatttgattaaaaaattataatttatttatagaaTTTTTATTATTATGCTTATTATAGTTATAtacctatttttaaaatttaatttttttatatatttagttctttttaagtatatatatatatatatatatatataattatttgttaTATAGGTATCATCTGACTCCGTCCCGAGCCCAAACGGACCCAACCATGTGAAGTCCGTGTACAGTGTAGcccgaaaaagagagagagagagagagagagagagagataaagagCCGGTCATCGCCGCCGCCCGTTGTACTATCCCACGCCCGCGCCGCCCGCAGATGGCGCAccccaactcctcctcctccccctccatcCGCGTCCTCGTCCGTACCCCACCTCCAACTGCATCCTCCacctctcctgcttcctcttccaccTCCGTTGGCCCCGTCCCCACCGCTGCCCCCGCCGCCGCCAGCATCTCCGTCAGCaacccttcttcctctcctcttcctcctccatctccttcTCCTTCTAATCCCGAAGGCGTCGTGGTCGTAGGCTTCCTCAGCAGTAGGCCAAGCACCGACGCTACCCATCTGATCAACAGGATCCTCGACGCGAACGTCTTCGGCTGCGGCAACCTCGACAAGGATCTCTTCGCTTCTCGGTCCGAGTCAAGCGGGCAGGTGGAGGAGTGGTTCCGCCGCCGCAGGATCAGTTTTCACTTTGAGAAAGAGAAAGGGGTGGTCTTCCTCCAGTTCTCGTCGTCTTTGTCGCCGTTTTCGTTGCTGTGCTCCTCTAGAACAGATGACGAGGGGTATAGGTCGGTTTCGGCTTTGGAAACCTGTGATGCTGATGATCTCCGGGGGATGCTGTTCATGTTCTCCGTGAGTTTTTAGGTTCTCGTTTGGTTGTCACTTTTCCGTTTGATTGTTTAGGACATCTGCTATTTGATTGCCTTCTCCTATCAATCCAAACAGGTATCGGCAGCGGAAATATGGGTTGATCTGTTTACGGTTTGATTTATTTGTTGATTTGGTGGAGATTATATGGGACCAGGTTTACAGATTTGGCTTGTATTGGATTCTATGAAGTGAAATATAACTCCAACCACTAACAGAAAGTGCTACGAATTTATTGTTGTTTTTTGGATACAAGACTGAGTTTAGGTTTTCTTGGTTTCATGGAAGTCTAAGTTAGTGGAATTTGGATTAAAAACTTGTATATGTTGCATTTTTCTTTGCAATGCTTGTACAACTCATGATTACGAAAATGACGGGGTCTTTCAAGTTGTGATTTTGCTAACAGTTTTAACTGCAATTCTAATTTAATTCTCTTAATTCAAATCAGGTCTGTCATGTGATTATATTTCTTCAAGATGGTGCCCGATTTGATACCCAGATCTTAAAAAGGTTCCGGATGCTGCAAAATGCAAAGCATGCTTTAGCCCCTTTTGTAAGATCCAAAATTGCACCGACATTATCTAAAACCACTTCAGCCATCTTGCTTCCCAATGCAGCTAGAGTCACTTCCATATCTCCTCCCAGCCGACGTAGTGGAGCCTCAAATCGCCATGGTTCATCCATCTCTTTAATGTCGGGTTCAGGGAGTAATTCATCTGTGCTTCCAGGCCAGTGTACTCCTGTCATTCTCTTTGTTTTTGTTGATGACCTATTTGATGGGTCCAATCCTTCCCCCAGTGCTGAGGATTCTGGTGATGCAATGTCTCTTACTCAGCTTACAAGCGTAGGTGGACCGTCGAAGCCTGGTTTAAGCGTAAAAGGTTCTGGTCCTGTGGTAGTGCTAACACACCCGGCTAGTAAAAATGAAGGTAGTTTCAAGAAAAAGTTGCAATCATCACTGGAGTCACAAGTCAGATTTTTGATAAAGAAATGCCGAACATTGGTTGGCACAGAACACAGTAATCTTGGTCCAAGAGGTGCAGGTAGTTTGAGTAACCTGCCCTTGTTTTTGCTTGATGCATCAAGGATTGTTTCACTGGTAGATAGGTCTATGATCCAAAGAGGTGAATCACTTGATTTTATGACAGGGTTTATTGAGGATGCATTAAATTCAAAACGTGCAATTGATGTGTTCTCTCTTGAAAACCATTGCCAGAATTTGAATAATGAGGATATTCAGTCAATCAAGGATTTTCTGTACAGGCAGGTTGATGCTTTAAGAGGCAGAGGAGGGTTACCAGGTAGCGCGAGTAGTGGTTCAGTAGTTGGTGTGGGAatggtagcagcagcagcagctgctgcagcagcaTCAGCTGCAGCTGGGAAGCCTGTTAGTGCTCCTGAACTTCCAAGTCTGGAACGCTGGTTGTCTCTTAGTAGTCTGATCCTTGATTCGTTGCTTTCTGTTGAAGACAGCTTTCTAGATGAAGATGGAAAAGTTAAGAGATCATTCCTTGAAAAACATGCCAATGAGATGCAGGATCAACAAATTTCTCTTGAAGATGCTAAATCTATTGAAGCAGCTATATCTTGTCTGGAAAGTAGCAAGGACCTGAACTTGAAGTTTTCTATTTCTTGGTGTCAAAGAGCTCTCCCAGCTGCTAAGAAAGTATACCTAAATGAGTTACCTCCTTTTTATCCAACTTCTTTGCATAAGGCCCATTTGGAGAGGGCTTTGCACTTTTTCAATTCCATGGTTAAAGGACCAGCCATGCAAAAATTTTCAAGGAAGCTGGAAGAGGAGTGCACGACAATATGGGAATCAGGAAGACAACTCTGTGATGCTGTTAGTCTTACAGGAAAGCCATGCATGCACCAGATACATGATGACAAAAAACAACACTCCAGCGGATATGTTTTTCTTCATGCCTGTGCTTGCGGCCGATCAAGAAAACTTCGTGATGATCCTTTTGATTTTGAGAGTGCAAACATAACTTTCAGTTGCTTTGCGAATTGTGAAGATCTCCTTCCAACTCTTATATTACCTAGAGGAAGTCATGTAAGACCTCTTTCTGAGAACTCATGGCGTTTGATGCGCATAGCTGGAGCAAGATATTATAAACCATCAAAGGGCTTGCTTCAAACTGGATTCTCCTCCACTGAAAAGTACTTGCTTAAGTGGACAATTTCTCTTGAGAAACAAAAGGGAGCAAATTGCTTGCTTTTTAATACAGTGGGCAAGTCTTCTTTTGCAAATTCAACTCCAGAATGTAAGCTTTCGCCTGTTTTAGATGATGACGTAAAGAAAACTGGTGCTGGTCAGTTGCAGAGGGAAACTAAGTCTGGAGCATCTGaaaattttagaaagaaatcGGAGGCGGTGCCCCTTGAGGACTCAAGTATTAGCTTTGGGAAGGGTCTTCCATCTTTTCCTATGAAGAAGCCTTTCTCTGAAGTTGTTGCTGGTAATAATAGTGTAGATCCATTTCCAAGTCTTCAGCAGAAAAAACTGCCAAAAGAAAACACAGAAAAAATTGTGAGAAAATTAGGTGTGCCCCATCAAAATGGGCATCGAGTTTCTGTAGCTGATAATCATGAAGGACCTCAAAAAGCTGAACATACGTTCTCACATGAAAGCATAACCAGATCAGGTACTAAAGGCCAAACTGAAGGCAACCCTGTTTTGCAGATAGGGAGCAACATAGTGCCAGTAAATATTGGTGGTGAAAAAATTCCAAAGGATAATCATTCAAAGCAAGTCATCGTGTATGTTGGATTTGAACATGAGTGCTCCTTCGGTCACCGGTTTCTGATATCCCCAGAGCACCTGAAAGAGCTTGAGTCTTCATATTCTTTGGCAGATAAATTGCATTCCTCTGCTGATGATTCTGGTCAAAATTCAGATACTAAGACTGGTTTGTATGAGAAAGTTCCAGAAAACTTATCTGGAACAACTACCACTGTAAATAACATGAAGAAAACTCAAAAGTCCATGGAAACATCAGCTAAATATAATGAACAGCAAGGTAGAATCACACTATTATCCAGATATGGCGCTGAATGGTTTGAGCCTGTTAATGGACTTCCATTACCTGCAGGCTATGAGCAAAAGCTTGACAGAAATATTTTACATGTTAGGCTTGATGATGGTGGATCTGCATTTTCTCTTTTGAACAGAAAGTTACCGCTACATATGAACTGCCCTTATTGTAGGAATTTAACAAGAAAGGATCAAAAGATTAAATTTGCAGGTACAACATCACAACTTCAGCGCATTTTTCTGGTAAGTATCCATTCTATCTTGATATCTTATTCATTCTGTTGAATGAATATTATTCTTTCAGTTgtttcttttggattttaaggTGGTCAAATCTCAGTTGAATATGGTTGACTTACTAATTCACATGGCTTTGTAGCTACGATGTTTTGACGAACTTAGAACTAATTTAGGGCGTAAGTTCCATATACCCATGCAATAAATAAGGGAATTTCTTTTCTGCATATCATAAATTTGCTTGATATGAATGATAAGCTCTAGTTACCATCTAAAGTAGTGTAGTCAAAGGTGCTAGGTTGCCCTTACCATTGAAAGGATTGGATTTCCACCTGGGACCAAGGTTGACTACTGTGCCGCAAGGGCCTTATAGTCACTTATTTCTAAGGTAGCAGATATCTCTGAGGGAGCTGAATCTGCTGATGAGTTTGTCATGGATGATCTAGCAAAGAAGGGACGAGAGCCTTGTGTGGAACTAGCTTCAATGTCCGAACAGAACTAAGAAGGCCAATCTAATTAGATAGTTTGGTGAGGCATAACATAAGTGCGTAACATCTGGCTACAAATTGCTAAAAGGCACTGAGGTGTCAAAATGCACAAGGTGCTACATGCTCACCCGAGCATAGTGAGGCACTTGCAAATattgaaattataaaaaatttaaaggaaAAATATGATCACTAAAAAATCATTTGCAAATGCTTAGTATTCCATATGATCACTAAAATATAATTAAGGACATATGTTCATGCTAGTGCTGTACAGCTATAGGCAAATGCTTGATTGTTGCATTTGCCTTTCTACACACTGGACTTTCTATTCCATCTATCATACAAAGTATCATTTGCAAAAACCTTAAAAGGACATAAAAGCATCATTACCAATCAGTTCAGTTCATTCATCATATATTTCATGTAACATTCTAGAGTCTTGCTATAGTAACCAAAAAAGATATTGGTGGTCAGGATTTTAGGagagaaatataaataaattgtTGATTGGTAGGGGAGCTATCGGGGAGGAGGAGGTGATGGTggtggaggagggaggagggtttGTCGGGGTCCGGGGAGGCTTGGCTGGGGTGATAGCGGAGGAGAAAGATAAAGAGGCGAGACCCGAGTGAAAGGGTGGGGACATCCTAAGGGGGGTTATCGGTTGTGACGAGCTTTCAGGGAGGGATGGAGGGGGAGGGGGTTTGTCGGGGAGGCTGGGCGACAACATAGGTGGAGAAAGACGGAGGGGATAGCGGGatggaaggagaggagaagaagcacGGAGGAGGAAGGGTGAGGGGGGCTATAAGAGAGGCTCTGCGGAGGAGGGGGATGCGGAAGGGAGAGGGGGTCTGTTGGGGAGACTCAGCAATGGTCGATGGTGGAGAAAGAGGGAAAGTGACAGTGGGAGGGAAGGAGAGGGGGGAAGCATGGAGGAGGCGGGGGATGGGGCTGTCGAGGAGGCTCAGAAGGGAAGGCATTGCTTGAGGGCCACCTTGTGCACGAATGCCAATTTCCGGTCACCGACTGCCTTGTTCCAATGAGCAGTTAGCGGAGGAAGTAGGGGAGATCGTGGCCGCGGTGGAGGGCAGCAGAGATGATGAAGTTTTGGTCAGAATTAGAGTGAGGTTTTAGTTGGCTGAATTGGTTCGGCCAAGTCATTCTTGTTCGAACCCAAATCGAACCCATTTGTGGTTTAACTCAGGCACCGCAGCCAACTCAATCGCTCACTTGAACCAAACTGAAGGCACTTGGGCCTTGTGTCGCCTCGATCGGGCGCCTAGGTGAGCACCTCTTAATAACATTGATCTAAAGCGCTAGTAGGTTTCAAAAGGATGAAATCAGGTTTTCCATTGGTATTGAACTGTTGACCGGAATTTGACAATCTAGGTAGACTAGGATTGATCTGGTTTTGGTTAGAATTAGCCAAGATCCCAAGAATTGTTGTTCGGCTCTAAGATTAGTTGGCTAGGAATGATAGATATGGATATAGGACACTAATACAACATGATAGGATATATATCAATATATCATGTTGAAAAGAAAGGATCCCATAAGGCACAACAATAGAAATATTTGTTCTTTGTATGTGACTTCACTCTGCCCATAGGTTGCAGTGAACAACAATCTCTCATCAACTGGAATAAGTTAGTGGTTAATGAGATGAGAAATTTGTTTTTTTAATCTTACAATTGATGATGATAAGCCTCAACAGGTATCAGTACCTCTTTAGTTCATAGCATGGTTGATGCATACTAGGGATAACGTCAGAAGTTCAGTAAGTCATTCTATAAAATTTGTTACAGCTTGGTAAAGAAAGGCCAGGTGCATGACCATCTTAAACCTTATGCTAATCATAAATGATAAAACCACAAAAGGTGACAAAGTTAAACATATCTTAAGGTGATTATGATTTTTGATCTCATAGCATTAATGATATGTTAGATCTATGGCATATACTAGTAGATCTTACTGGAATCTGGTCATTGGAATTTTCTGCTTGCAGTGCTGATGCTTAACTGTTCCTGATTCGCTAGATTTCCTGATGACATGGAAATTAAGAATGGTGATATCAAATTATCAACTATGATTATACATTACTGGATAATTCCAAAACATGTTGTCAAATACGTAGACTTAGAAAGTTTTCCTACAAAGAATCTCTTATCTCTTATATATAGAGTATCTACTCATTGTATGAAATTATAAACCTGCCCCCTTtaacatttttttttgttatgtaggtgACACCGCCGCTCCCTACTGTTTTAGCAACATGCCCAGTAATACAATTCGAGGTAAGTAATGGTGCCTTCCTAGTTCCCAGTGTTAATTTTTAGGTCATAAGTACCCAATTCTTTTCCATTATGTGGACAATATTTGAAGTTTGATACTTTACCATAAGGGGTTTTTGACAAAAGTTTACAATTAACCAGTTTCTTACAAAGAAATGCATATGGATTCTTTAGGATGATCACTTGTGTACAGTTGAATGATTTTTTAGATGTTATAATTTTACTACAAGATTTTGAAGTCTTATTGCATGTTGTTGCCTGTTCAAGTTAAAAGATGCCCGTTATCTTTATTTTGTATACTGACAACTTGTTGAACATTAATGTACTATAGGACTCTTGTCTACCTCCATCTATTCAAAACCGTGAGCAGCAATCACAATTTAGCCTTGACTGTCAAGTCATTCTTCCACCAGAAAGCTTTCTTACATTTAAGCTCCCATTTGTCTATGGTGTCCAAATGGATGATGGAAGTCTGCATCCACTTAACCACCTTGAACATCAGCCAGAGCTCACAGCATGGCTTGTTGAAGGAACAGCTTTGCAGGTTGTCTCAACGGGACACGAATATTACGAAGAGGCTTCGATGGGAAAAAATCAAGGATGATAGGTTAGCACCTTTTGGTCTGAAAATCAGATAGAAAGTTTCTAAATATAGCTCCGTGGCGAAGGTCAGTTCTTGAACTTATCATTTTCTGTGCCTAGCTAATACTTTATATCAAGGGTTCTCTTTCAATCAAACTTATCTGGTAATTTTAATGTCTCAGGTTTTGCTATATGATTGGCTATTATGTAAATTCATCTGTAGTACAGTCAAGTGGGCTCGAGTTTCTTATATTTTCACCAAGCATTATGGACAAATGGTAACCTAAAAATTATTGTTGATGTTCTTTTTTAACTTTTCATGTTAAAACTTTCTTCTATGGTATCAATGTTGGTATGATATCTCACATAATTATGAGTACAGCATACAAGGCAGAAGATACCGGAACTTACAAAATTAGCAAGTGTCAAACAAGCCAAATCACACTTACTGAATTTTTCATAAGGATTATTCTGTTTAGTAGACAAATATTTCCTTTCATATTATGGTGCTTTTTCTAAGTTATCCAAGTGCTGGTTATTATGGCATTCTTGTGTTACCATGGAAGGCACAAATTTGGCATGGCAGTGATTGTGGTTTTTCATACCTGTGGTATAACAACTGGTTCCTGTTCCCATTTTGACCTGTATTTTGGATTATCCTTCCAGCAGTTTTGTCAATATTGGGAGTATTATTCATTATTTCAGGATTCCATTCCCACAAAAATGTTTTTAAggaacaaaagaaagaaattagTAATATCCTTGAAGGGGAAAAAACATACTGAAAATTTTCACAGGCTATATTTTGAACATTATTCTGTAAAGTTTCAGTGTTCGACTTTTAGGCAGAATTTTAGATGTTGTATGTACCAAGGTTTAGAAAACCTGTTGTACCAGTTAATACAGGACTGTATCTACTGGTTTGACCTTGGACTGGTATGTGGTCCACCAGTTGTCACCTAGATTTGGTTCATATTGGACTTACCGACTGGTATGGTTATCTTATTAGGCATATCGCCTAgttttaattattaaaacttgGGTACCGGATGGTATTTTTTTGATATGTTATTTAGTCACTATTCCCTCCTCTGCCTATTCCTCCTCTCCGCTGCCTTGCAATCGCCTCCTCCTTCACCTGGCCCATCACCGTCACCATCTCTTTCCTTGTAAAAGTcgcatcctcttcctcttccacctcTCATTGAAATGTCGATTTCTCTGCcatcacctcctcttttcttcctcttctgggTTACCAATCTATACCGAGTATTGGTATGTCAGTTGTACCAATAGAGTACTGGTTCAGCTGTCGACTGATATCAGAACTAGACCCGGACCGATATCAACACTAGATCGAGATTTGGGTCCTTTTGTATGTACGACTTGTAATTATCTATTCAAAGGTATGCGG
Coding sequences within:
- the LOC103981243 gene encoding polcalcin Phl p 7-like; its protein translation is MIPLLAPPFTLLPPPQLKQHVTQHRSIAGQKMGEVSPEMEQVFKRFDTNGDGKISLAELAEVLRTLGSTSADDVKRTMAEIDTDGDGNIDFKEFGAFCRANPGLMKDVAKVFL
- the LOC103981244 gene encoding uncharacterized protein LOC103981244, whose product is MAHPNSSSSPSIRVLVRTPPPTASSTSPASSSTSVGPVPTAAPAAASISVSNPSSSPLPPPSPSPSNPEGVVVVGFLSSRPSTDATHLINRILDANVFGCGNLDKDLFASRSESSGQVEEWFRRRRISFHFEKEKGVVFLQFSSSLSPFSLLCSSRTDDEGYRSVSALETCDADDLRGMLFMFSVCHVIIFLQDGARFDTQILKRFRMLQNAKHALAPFVRSKIAPTLSKTTSAILLPNAARVTSISPPSRRSGASNRHGSSISLMSGSGSNSSVLPGQCTPVILFVFVDDLFDGSNPSPSAEDSGDAMSLTQLTSVGGPSKPGLSVKGSGPVVVLTHPASKNEGSFKKKLQSSLESQVRFLIKKCRTLVGTEHSNLGPRGAGSLSNLPLFLLDASRIVSLVDRSMIQRGESLDFMTGFIEDALNSKRAIDVFSLENHCQNLNNEDIQSIKDFLYRQVDALRGRGGLPGSASSGSVVGVGMVAAAAAAAAASAAAGKPVSAPELPSLERWLSLSSLILDSLLSVEDSFLDEDGKVKRSFLEKHANEMQDQQISLEDAKSIEAAISCLESSKDLNLKFSISWCQRALPAAKKVYLNELPPFYPTSLHKAHLERALHFFNSMVKGPAMQKFSRKLEEECTTIWESGRQLCDAVSLTGKPCMHQIHDDKKQHSSGYVFLHACACGRSRKLRDDPFDFESANITFSCFANCEDLLPTLILPRGSHVRPLSENSWRLMRIAGARYYKPSKGLLQTGFSSTEKYLLKWTISLEKQKGANCLLFNTVGKSSFANSTPECKLSPVLDDDVKKTGAGQLQRETKSGASENFRKKSEAVPLEDSSISFGKGLPSFPMKKPFSEVVAGNNSVDPFPSLQQKKLPKENTEKIVRKLGVPHQNGHRVSVADNHEGPQKAEHTFSHESITRSGTKGQTEGNPVLQIGSNIVPVNIGGEKIPKDNHSKQVIVYVGFEHECSFGHRFLISPEHLKELESSYSLADKLHSSADDSGQNSDTKTGLYEKVPENLSGTTTTVNNMKKTQKSMETSAKYNEQQGRITLLSRYGAEWFEPVNGLPLPAGYEQKLDRNILHVRLDDGGSAFSLLNRKLPLHMNCPYCRNLTRKDQKIKFAGTTSQLQRIFLVTPPLPTVLATCPVIQFEDSCLPPSIQNREQQSQFSLDCQVILPPESFLTFKLPFVYGVQMDDGSLHPLNHLEHQPELTAWLVEGTALQVVSTGHEYYEEASMGKNQG